From a single Streptomyces liliifuscus genomic region:
- a CDS encoding protein kinase family protein, translated as MAERSTAAVDVADNSGNEPLTAKADQSTADGVAQNRERDTDSSESEEEQGSGGNESPGRTSPPELHSGHKLARRYRLEECVTRLDGFSSWRAVDEKLRRAVGVHLLPADHPRARSVLAAARSSALLGDPRFVQVLDAVEENDLVYVVHEWLPDATELTALLAAGPLEVHEAYQMVSQVSQAMAAAHREGLAHLKLTPGAVLRTSSGQWRIRGLAVNAALRGISSDTPQRTDTEAIGALLYATLTQRWPYEDDAYGLSGLPKGVGLIAPDQVRAGVHRGLSELAMRALVNDGATASRQEPPCTTPEELVKAVGEMPRIRPPEPAFTAPPDYQRTTYQQGNYGRPSSHPGATQPVPTPLPPLQTRTGKALKWAVSALLIAALGLGSWQLADALMDRGKSDDTGNTRTTDENDKSGENAKPVKPITIQGAEEYVAKGSAQAAGDVAKTYDGDSSTYWRSKSFLDGPEMNPAFKPGVGIVYDLGSKQEISAASIGLRFGGNHTTVSLYATDSMSSSTSLSSMQKIGTLTTSGTTAKVKADKKVKTQYVLVWFTALPYAPGDQFSDAGYKQAVTDVKFTG; from the coding sequence GTGGCGGAACGGAGCACGGCTGCCGTCGACGTGGCAGACAACAGCGGCAACGAGCCGCTGACCGCGAAGGCGGACCAGTCCACGGCCGACGGGGTGGCCCAGAACCGGGAGCGGGACACGGACAGCTCGGAGAGCGAAGAGGAACAGGGGAGCGGGGGGAACGAGAGCCCTGGCAGGACCTCGCCGCCCGAGCTGCACAGCGGTCACAAACTCGCCAGACGCTACCGCCTGGAAGAGTGCGTCACCCGTCTGGACGGTTTCAGCAGTTGGCGTGCGGTGGACGAAAAACTCCGCCGCGCAGTCGGTGTGCACTTGCTGCCCGCCGACCATCCACGAGCGCGTTCCGTCCTTGCGGCGGCCCGTTCCTCAGCCCTGTTGGGCGATCCTCGGTTCGTCCAGGTCCTGGACGCGGTCGAGGAGAACGACCTCGTCTATGTGGTGCACGAGTGGCTGCCGGATGCCACGGAGCTGACGGCGCTCCTGGCCGCCGGCCCCCTGGAGGTCCACGAGGCGTACCAGATGGTCAGCCAGGTCTCCCAGGCGATGGCCGCCGCACACCGTGAGGGGCTGGCGCATCTGAAGCTGACCCCTGGCGCCGTGCTGCGCACCTCGTCCGGGCAGTGGCGCATCCGCGGCCTCGCCGTGAACGCGGCGCTGCGCGGGATCAGCTCGGACACCCCGCAGCGCACCGACACTGAGGCGATCGGCGCGCTGCTGTACGCCACGCTCACCCAGCGCTGGCCGTACGAGGACGACGCCTACGGCCTCTCCGGACTGCCCAAGGGCGTGGGCCTCATCGCCCCCGACCAGGTACGCGCAGGTGTACACCGGGGTCTTTCGGAGCTGGCGATGCGCGCGCTCGTCAACGACGGCGCGACCGCTTCCCGCCAGGAGCCTCCGTGCACCACGCCGGAGGAGCTGGTGAAGGCGGTCGGCGAGATGCCTCGCATCCGGCCGCCGGAGCCCGCGTTCACAGCGCCGCCGGACTACCAGCGCACGACGTACCAGCAGGGCAACTACGGCCGCCCCTCGTCCCACCCGGGGGCCACCCAGCCGGTACCGACTCCCCTGCCTCCGCTGCAGACCCGTACCGGCAAGGCCCTCAAGTGGGCGGTGTCCGCCCTTCTGATCGCCGCGCTCGGTCTCGGCAGCTGGCAGCTCGCGGACGCGCTCATGGACCGCGGGAAGTCCGACGACACCGGCAACACCCGGACGACGGACGAGAACGACAAGAGCGGCGAGAACGCGAAGCCGGTCAAGCCGATCACCATCCAGGGCGCAGAGGAGTACGTCGCGAAGGGGTCTGCCCAGGCGGCGGGCGACGTGGCCAAGACCTACGACGGCGACAGCTCGACGTACTGGCGGAGCAAGAGCTTCCTGGACGGTCCGGAGATGAACCCGGCCTTCAAGCCCGGCGTCGGCATCGTCTACGACCTCGGCTCGAAGCAGGAGATCTCAGCCGCTTCGATAGGTCTGAGGTTCGGCGGCAACCACACGACGGTCTCGCTGTACGCGACGGATTCCATGAGCTCCTCGACGTCGCTGAGCTCCATGCAGAAGATCGGGACCCTGACCACGAGCGGGACCACCGCGAAGGTGAAGGCCGACAAGAAAGTGAAGACCCAGTACGTGCTGGTGTGGTTCACTGCGCTGCCGTACGCACCTGGTGACCAGTTCAGCGACGCCGGGTACAAACAGGCCGTCACCGATGTGAAGTTCACCGGCTGA
- the sigM gene encoding RNA polymerase sigma factor SigM, whose amino-acid sequence MADGAGFSEVSDQDLLARHVEGDPDAFGEIVRRHRDRLWAVALRTLGDREEAADAVQDALVSAYRAAHTFRGQSAVTTWLHRITVNACLDRARKAASRKTSPVDDTERLEQLLEPHESASAPAERNDLHRELLEALGTLPPDQRAALVLVDMQGYPVAEAASLLDVPTGTVKSRCARGRARLLPLLKHLRTDSGSDRASKKSGEGRNRTPGASVPPAAGEHDGPSDSAAVKGGGGRA is encoded by the coding sequence ATGGCGGACGGCGCCGGATTCAGCGAAGTGAGCGATCAGGACCTCCTCGCCCGTCATGTGGAGGGCGATCCCGACGCTTTCGGCGAGATCGTGCGGCGTCACCGTGATCGGCTCTGGGCGGTGGCGCTGCGGACGCTGGGCGACCGCGAGGAGGCCGCTGACGCCGTCCAGGACGCCCTCGTCTCCGCCTACCGGGCCGCCCACACCTTCCGTGGCCAGTCGGCCGTCACAACGTGGCTGCACCGGATCACGGTGAACGCCTGCCTGGACCGCGCGCGCAAGGCGGCTTCCAGGAAGACATCTCCCGTGGACGACACGGAACGGCTCGAACAGCTCCTGGAGCCGCACGAGTCTGCCTCCGCTCCGGCCGAGCGCAACGATCTGCACCGTGAACTGCTGGAGGCGCTGGGCACCCTGCCGCCCGACCAGCGGGCAGCCCTCGTCCTGGTGGACATGCAGGGCTACCCCGTGGCAGAGGCGGCCAGCCTGCTCGATGTGCCGACCGGCACGGTCAAGAGCCGCTGCGCACGTGGCAGAGCCAGACTTCTCCCACTGCTCAAACACCTGCGTACGGACAGCGGGAGCGACAGAGCGAGCAAGAAGTCGGGTGAGGGACGGAACCGCACGCCGGGGGCATCCGTCCCACCCGCAGCGGGAGAACACGATGGACCAAGCGATTCAGCTGCTGTGAAGGGCGGAGGTGGGCGAGCGTGA
- a CDS encoding anti-sigma factor family protein, whose product MTSTTDTAGHPDVEEISDLTEGLLPPTRTADVRRHLDVCTLCADVYDSLEEIRSLLGTLPGPPRMPDDVVGRIDAALAAEALLNATVPEDDAAGAFSSVGASRPLLDEGDDDGRHVSRETSTAADRPEGRPRAATGPGRGNRPRRTRRRTAVLSAMFTAAALGLGGLLFQSLGNNASDNDSPSASPQQSDAANTFAEGELKGQVADLLNKTEKKKDGGPRTSNPNGTQSTEGPHIFNTPSVSVPGCITQGIGRDAEPLAFKEGSYEGKEAYLVVLPDASDTTRVTAYIVDSACVDKPSISAGKVLLEHSYARS is encoded by the coding sequence GTGACATCCACGACCGACACGGCCGGGCACCCGGACGTCGAGGAGATCTCCGACCTCACCGAAGGTCTGCTCCCTCCCACCCGTACGGCGGACGTGCGACGGCATCTGGACGTCTGCACGCTCTGCGCCGACGTGTACGACTCGCTGGAGGAGATCCGCAGCCTGCTCGGCACTCTGCCGGGTCCGCCCCGCATGCCGGACGATGTCGTGGGACGCATCGACGCCGCTCTCGCCGCCGAGGCCCTGCTGAATGCCACGGTTCCTGAAGACGACGCCGCAGGCGCCTTCTCGTCCGTCGGCGCTTCGCGCCCCCTGCTCGATGAGGGCGACGACGACGGCAGGCATGTTTCACGTGAAACATCGACTGCGGCAGACCGTCCCGAGGGACGCCCCCGCGCCGCCACCGGCCCGGGCCGCGGGAACCGACCGCGTCGTACACGCCGTAGGACCGCCGTCCTGAGCGCCATGTTCACGGCCGCCGCGCTGGGACTCGGCGGTCTGCTGTTCCAGTCGCTGGGCAACAACGCTTCGGACAATGACTCCCCCTCGGCGTCTCCCCAGCAGAGCGACGCCGCGAATACCTTCGCCGAGGGCGAGCTCAAGGGCCAGGTAGCGGATCTTCTGAACAAGACCGAAAAGAAGAAGGACGGCGGCCCTCGCACCTCCAACCCGAACGGCACCCAGTCCACTGAAGGGCCGCACATCTTCAACACGCCCTCGGTCTCGGTTCCCGGGTGCATCACACAGGGAATCGGTCGGGACGCAGAACCGCTCGCCTTCAAGGAAGGCTCCTACGAGGGCAAGGAGGCGTATCTCGTGGTTTTGCCCGACGCCTCCGACACCACACGCGTCACGGCCTACATCGTGGACTCCGCCTGCGTGGACAAGCCGTCGATCTCCGCCGGCAAGGTTCTGCTGGAGCACTCCTACGCGCGGAGCTGA